From a single Microbacterium terrisoli genomic region:
- a CDS encoding pentapeptide repeat-containing protein produces MPRCPRSEHSTGPKAPVISPPDLPDRFDLGRPAPHADLFAARIELDGSADAAHASIEQSLIAGAGEELDLTGATLIDVDVTDLRFGSVRARSASLRRVRFTGGRIGTLDLSDTRIGELELRHVRIDYLTLAGAQIEDVMIGDCVLTTLDLPQAKVSRAAFASSRVDDVDTRGMRAEHLDLRGLEALAYLDVTALRGATLAPHQVELLAPAFAAAFGIRVSD; encoded by the coding sequence ATGCCTCGATGCCCCCGCAGCGAACACTCCACCGGACCGAAGGCGCCGGTCATCTCACCCCCTGACCTGCCGGATCGTTTCGACCTCGGTCGCCCGGCGCCCCACGCCGACCTGTTCGCCGCACGCATTGAGCTGGACGGCAGTGCAGACGCCGCGCACGCGTCGATCGAGCAGAGCCTGATCGCCGGCGCCGGCGAGGAGCTGGACCTCACGGGCGCCACGCTCATCGACGTCGACGTGACCGATCTGCGGTTCGGCAGCGTGCGCGCGAGATCGGCCTCCCTTCGCCGCGTGCGCTTCACGGGCGGCCGCATCGGCACCCTGGATCTCAGCGACACGCGCATCGGCGAACTCGAACTGCGGCACGTGCGCATCGACTACCTGACGTTGGCAGGCGCACAGATCGAAGACGTCATGATCGGCGACTGCGTGCTCACCACGCTCGACCTCCCGCAGGCGAAGGTCTCACGCGCGGCTTTCGCTTCGAGCCGGGTGGATGACGTGGACACCCGCGGGATGCGGGCCGAGCATCTCGACCTGCGGGGTCTTGAGGCACTCGCCTACCTCGACGTCACCGCATTGCGCGGTGCGACCCTGGCGCCGCACCAGGTCGAGCTTCTCGCGCCCGCTTTCGCTGCCGCCTTCGGCATTCGGGTCAGCGACTGA
- the ileS gene encoding isoleucine--tRNA ligase, which yields MTYPRESAFGPAAEPVVPSPRFPAIERDTLDFWQRDDTFRASIAQRDGAEEWVFYDGPPFANGLPHYGHLLTGYAKDLFPRFQTMRGKKVDRVFGWDTHGLPAELEAMKQLGITEKEEIERMGIATFNAKARSSVLEYTQEWQEYVTRQARWVDFERGYKTLDITYMESVLWAFKTLYDKGLAYEGYRVLPYCWRDETPLSNHELRMDDDVYKMRQDPSVTVSFPLTGDKAEALGLAGVRALAWTTTPWTLPTNMALVVGPGIHYSVLPAGPGGARDGGERYLLARDLLPGYAKDLGYETPDAATAAVEKTFAGADLEGIAYDRLFDYYADTETWGTQNAWRILVDDYVTTTDGTGIVHQAPAYGEDDQRVTEANGIPVILSLDDGGRFLPQVTDVAGELWMDANRPLIRLLHKNGRLLREQSYEHSYPHCWRCRNPLIYRAVSSWFVRVTDFKDRMLANNELIDWVPENVKHGQFGKWLEGARDWSISRNRYWGSPIPVWLSSDPAHPRIDVYGSLAELERDFGTLPRNPDGAVDLHRPYIDELTRPNPDDPTGQSVMRRIEDVFDVWFDSGSMPYAQVHYPFENQEWFDTHSPADFIVEYIGQTRGWFYLMHVLSTALFDRPAFTGVSCHGIVLGSDGQKMSKSLRNYPDVSEVFDRDGSDAMRWFLMSSSVLRGGNLVVTEEGIRAGVREFLLPLWNAWYFFATYANAALPVVERAKADEAAAGYEARWRTDSTDVLDRYILSLTGRLVADVAADLEGLDSTTATERLRDFAEALTNWYIRRSRDRFWVGVDAADPRTTEAFDTLYTVLETLSRVAAPLIPLVSERVWQGLTGGRSVHLTDWPDAAAFPQASDIREAMDAVRNVSSVANALRKKEGKRVRLPLAQLTVVVPDAASLAPYEDILRDELNVKAVALVSLGDDTAAEYGITHRLSVNARAAGPRLGKQVQQVIRAAKAGDWTEIDGEVVAGGIPLERAEYDLVLETTGRPEGEALALVSTGGFVLLQTATTPELEAEGLARDVIRAVQDTRKAAGFDVSDRIRLQLLFADTADGDAVAAAFELADVAGETLAVEHALTVVGRDVQVADDLAERPDDWSAETLAGVAFDRTPQHVASFAARAFANAGPFWVGVTKVEA from the coding sequence ATGACCTATCCCCGCGAATCCGCCTTCGGCCCTGCCGCCGAACCCGTCGTTCCGAGCCCCCGCTTTCCCGCGATCGAGCGCGACACGCTCGACTTCTGGCAGCGCGACGACACCTTCCGAGCCTCGATCGCCCAGCGCGACGGCGCCGAGGAGTGGGTGTTCTACGACGGTCCGCCGTTCGCCAACGGGCTGCCGCACTACGGCCACCTGCTCACCGGCTACGCGAAGGACCTCTTCCCGCGGTTCCAGACCATGCGCGGCAAGAAGGTCGACCGCGTGTTCGGGTGGGACACGCACGGTCTTCCCGCCGAGCTCGAGGCGATGAAGCAGCTCGGCATCACCGAGAAGGAAGAGATCGAGAGGATGGGCATCGCGACCTTCAACGCGAAGGCACGATCGTCTGTGCTGGAGTACACGCAGGAGTGGCAGGAATACGTCACCCGTCAGGCGCGCTGGGTCGACTTCGAGCGCGGCTACAAGACGCTCGACATCACGTACATGGAGTCCGTGCTCTGGGCGTTCAAGACGCTGTATGACAAGGGTCTGGCCTATGAGGGCTACCGTGTGCTGCCGTACTGCTGGCGTGATGAGACCCCGTTGTCCAACCACGAGCTGCGCATGGACGACGACGTGTACAAGATGCGTCAGGACCCGTCCGTGACGGTCTCGTTCCCGCTGACCGGCGACAAGGCCGAGGCTTTGGGCCTTGCCGGCGTGCGGGCGCTGGCGTGGACGACCACGCCCTGGACGCTTCCGACCAACATGGCCCTGGTGGTCGGCCCCGGCATCCACTATTCGGTCCTGCCCGCCGGCCCCGGCGGTGCGCGCGACGGCGGCGAACGCTATCTGCTCGCGCGGGATCTCCTGCCCGGCTATGCGAAGGATCTCGGCTATGAGACGCCGGATGCCGCGACCGCCGCGGTCGAGAAGACCTTCGCCGGTGCCGACCTGGAAGGCATCGCGTACGACCGGCTCTTCGACTACTACGCCGACACCGAGACGTGGGGGACCCAGAACGCCTGGCGGATCCTCGTCGACGACTACGTGACCACCACCGACGGCACGGGCATCGTCCACCAGGCCCCGGCGTACGGCGAAGACGACCAGCGGGTCACCGAGGCCAACGGCATCCCGGTCATCTTGAGCCTGGACGACGGCGGCCGATTCCTGCCGCAGGTGACCGATGTCGCGGGCGAGCTGTGGATGGACGCGAACCGTCCGCTGATCCGCCTGCTGCACAAGAACGGGCGCCTGCTGCGTGAGCAGAGCTACGAGCACTCGTACCCGCACTGCTGGCGGTGCCGCAACCCCCTGATCTACCGCGCGGTCTCGAGCTGGTTCGTGCGGGTGACCGACTTCAAAGACCGGATGCTCGCCAACAATGAGCTGATCGACTGGGTGCCCGAGAACGTCAAGCACGGCCAGTTCGGCAAGTGGCTCGAGGGCGCGCGAGACTGGTCGATCAGCCGCAACCGCTACTGGGGTTCGCCGATCCCGGTGTGGCTGAGCTCGGATCCCGCGCACCCGCGCATCGATGTGTACGGGTCGCTGGCCGAGCTCGAGCGCGACTTCGGCACGCTGCCGCGCAATCCCGACGGCGCGGTCGACCTGCACCGTCCGTACATCGACGAGCTGACCCGCCCGAACCCCGACGACCCGACGGGGCAGAGCGTCATGCGGCGCATCGAGGACGTGTTCGACGTCTGGTTCGACTCGGGTTCGATGCCCTATGCGCAGGTGCACTACCCGTTCGAGAACCAGGAGTGGTTCGACACGCACTCGCCGGCCGATTTCATCGTCGAGTACATCGGTCAGACCCGCGGCTGGTTCTATCTCATGCATGTGCTGTCCACGGCGCTGTTCGACCGGCCGGCCTTCACGGGCGTGAGCTGTCACGGCATCGTGCTGGGCAGTGACGGGCAGAAGATGTCCAAGTCGCTGCGCAACTACCCGGACGTGTCCGAGGTCTTCGACCGCGACGGCTCCGATGCGATGCGCTGGTTCCTCATGTCCAGCTCGGTGCTGCGCGGCGGCAATCTGGTCGTCACTGAAGAGGGGATCCGCGCCGGCGTGCGTGAGTTCCTGCTGCCGCTGTGGAACGCGTGGTACTTCTTCGCGACGTATGCGAACGCCGCGCTTCCGGTCGTGGAGCGCGCGAAGGCAGACGAAGCGGCTGCCGGCTACGAGGCGCGCTGGCGCACCGATTCGACCGATGTGCTCGACCGCTACATCCTCTCTCTCACCGGACGGCTGGTGGCCGACGTGGCCGCCGACCTCGAGGGTCTGGATTCGACCACCGCCACGGAGCGGTTGCGCGATTTCGCCGAGGCGCTGACCAACTGGTACATCCGGCGCTCTCGCGACCGGTTCTGGGTGGGGGTGGATGCCGCCGACCCGCGCACGACCGAAGCCTTCGACACGCTCTACACGGTGCTCGAGACGCTCTCCCGAGTGGCGGCGCCCTTGATCCCGCTCGTCTCGGAGCGGGTGTGGCAGGGGCTGACCGGCGGGCGCAGCGTGCATCTGACCGACTGGCCCGACGCCGCAGCCTTCCCGCAGGCCTCGGACATCCGCGAAGCGATGGATGCCGTGCGCAACGTGTCGAGTGTGGCCAACGCACTGCGCAAGAAGGAGGGCAAGCGCGTGCGGCTGCCGCTCGCGCAGCTGACCGTGGTGGTGCCGGATGCCGCATCCCTGGCGCCGTATGAGGACATCCTGCGCGACGAGCTCAACGTCAAAGCCGTGGCGCTGGTCTCTCTCGGCGACGACACCGCTGCCGAGTACGGCATCACCCACCGTCTCTCGGTCAATGCGCGTGCCGCCGGGCCGCGTCTGGGCAAGCAGGTGCAGCAGGTGATCCGGGCGGCGAAGGCGGGGGACTGGACCGAGATCGACGGCGAGGTGGTCGCCGGTGGCATTCCACTGGAGCGGGCCGAATACGATCTGGTGCTCGAGACGACCGGCCGCCCCGAGGGCGAAGCGCTCGCGCTCGTCTCGACCGGGGGGTTCGTGCTGCTGCAGACGGCGACCACTCCCGAGCTCGAAGCCGAAGGGCTGGCACGCGATGTGATCCGCGCCGTGCAGGACACGCGCAAGGCCGCCGGGTTCGACGTGAGCGACCGCATCCGGCTGCAGCTGCTGTTCGCCGACACCGCCGACGGCGATGCGGTGGCCGCCGCGTTCGAGCTGGCCGATGTCGCCGGCGAGACGCTGGCTGTCGAACACGCTCTGACGGTCGTCGGGCGCGACGTGCAGGTCGCCGACGATCTGGCCGAACGGCCTGACGACTGGTCGGCCGAGACGCTTGCCGGCGTCGCGTTCGATCGCACACCACAGCACGTCGCGTCCTTCGCGGCGCGCGCATTCGCCAATGCCGGCCCGTTCTGGGTCGGTGTCACGAAGGTCGAGGCATGA
- the ndk gene encoding nucleoside-diphosphate kinase: MATEETLVLVKPDGVARGLTGTILARIEAKGYSLVDLRLVEPDRERLERHYAEHEGKPFYEPLLEFMMSGPSVAIRLAGERVIEGFRSLAGTTDPTTAAPGTIRGDFGRDWGLKVQQNLVHGSDSPESAQRELGIWFR, translated from the coding sequence ATGGCCACCGAAGAGACCCTCGTGCTCGTCAAGCCCGACGGGGTCGCCCGGGGACTGACCGGGACGATCCTGGCCCGCATTGAGGCCAAGGGCTATTCACTGGTCGACCTGCGTCTGGTCGAGCCCGACCGCGAGCGCCTCGAGCGCCACTACGCCGAGCACGAGGGCAAGCCGTTCTACGAGCCGCTGCTCGAGTTCATGATGTCGGGGCCGTCGGTGGCGATCCGGCTCGCGGGCGAGCGCGTGATCGAGGGATTCCGGTCGCTGGCCGGTACGACCGACCCGACGACGGCGGCTCCCGGCACCATTCGCGGTGATTTCGGCCGGGACTGGGGCCTGAAGGTTCAGCAGAACCTCGTGCACGGGTCCGACAGCCCCGAGTCGGCGCAGCGCGAACTGGGCATCTGGTTCCGCTGA
- a CDS encoding Rne/Rng family ribonuclease: protein MTAQPEPEAQPEPEAQAEPAAQPEPAAQPEPEALTAVSLGFLPAEFVSSVSTALHFYAPEISALPAAPSPEVPTESAGSSRRRNRRRGSERSESAEEHAPREHTVEIITEPQRIKGSTRLEAKKQRRRDGRDAGRRRPVVTEAEFLARRESVDREMIVRSKNGRVQIAVLEDKVLAEHYVARSQDASLIGNVYLGRVQNVLPSMEAAFVDIGRGRNAVLYSGEVDWNAVETGNQPRRIELALKSGDRVLVQVTKDPVGHKGARLTSQISLPGRYLVYVPGGAMNGISRKLPDTERARLKRILKEVLPESSGVIVRTAAEGATEEQLTRDVQRLTSQWEHINRLVETQQAPALLHSEPDLLVKIVRDVFNEDFSKMLIQGEDAQNTIESYLQAVAPDLLERVERFDGDGDPFDSFRITEQIEKALDRKVWLPSGGSLVIDRTEAMTVIDVNTGKFVGTGGNLEETVTKNNLEAAEEIVRQLRLRDIGGIIVVDFIDMVLESNRDLVLRRLVECLSRDRTKHQVAEVTSLGLVQMTRKKIGLGLVETFSEPCEVCAGRGIIVHHDPVVKHRPQTSGAPSRRARPVVPTTTPAGGTHVITESAKSALAQIAASTLHAVEGEESEAEQVAAPEPAPAERPKKRKKRKDKDAAAGREPKSEKQLLLDSVLDALPEPKAPGQGRSRRRVTTAGLPGTPVVYTPDGQ from the coding sequence ATGACAGCGCAGCCCGAGCCTGAGGCGCAGCCCGAACCTGAGGCGCAGGCAGAGCCGGCAGCGCAGCCCGAGCCGGCAGCGCAGCCGGAGCCTGAGGCCCTCACCGCGGTGAGCCTGGGCTTCTTGCCCGCCGAGTTCGTCTCGTCGGTCTCGACGGCGCTGCACTTCTACGCACCCGAGATCAGCGCGCTGCCGGCTGCGCCGAGCCCCGAGGTGCCCACGGAGAGCGCCGGCAGCAGCCGGCGACGCAACCGCCGTCGCGGTTCCGAGCGCAGCGAGTCGGCAGAAGAGCACGCGCCGCGCGAGCACACCGTTGAGATCATCACCGAGCCGCAGCGGATCAAGGGTTCAACGCGGCTGGAAGCCAAGAAGCAGCGCCGCCGTGACGGCCGTGACGCCGGCCGGCGCCGCCCCGTGGTGACTGAGGCGGAGTTCCTCGCACGGCGTGAGTCGGTCGACCGTGAGATGATCGTCCGTTCCAAGAACGGTCGGGTCCAGATCGCTGTGCTCGAAGACAAGGTGCTCGCCGAGCATTACGTGGCCCGCAGCCAGGATGCTTCGCTGATCGGCAACGTCTACCTCGGCCGCGTGCAGAACGTGCTGCCGAGCATGGAGGCCGCGTTCGTCGACATCGGACGCGGCCGCAACGCCGTGCTGTACTCGGGTGAGGTCGACTGGAACGCCGTCGAGACGGGCAACCAGCCACGACGTATCGAGCTGGCGCTGAAGTCCGGCGACCGTGTGCTGGTGCAGGTCACCAAAGACCCGGTCGGCCATAAGGGCGCGCGTCTGACGAGCCAGATCTCGCTGCCGGGCCGCTACCTGGTGTACGTGCCGGGCGGGGCGATGAACGGCATCTCGCGCAAGCTCCCCGACACCGAGCGGGCACGCCTGAAGCGCATCCTCAAAGAGGTGCTGCCCGAGTCGTCCGGCGTCATCGTGCGCACGGCCGCCGAAGGCGCGACCGAAGAGCAGCTGACGCGCGATGTGCAGCGCCTCACCTCGCAGTGGGAGCACATCAACCGGCTGGTGGAGACGCAGCAGGCTCCCGCGCTGCTGCACTCGGAGCCGGACCTGCTCGTGAAGATCGTGCGGGATGTGTTCAACGAGGACTTCTCGAAGATGCTCATCCAGGGCGAAGACGCGCAGAACACGATCGAGAGCTATCTGCAGGCGGTCGCCCCCGACCTGCTCGAGCGCGTCGAGCGCTTCGACGGAGACGGCGATCCGTTCGACTCGTTCCGGATCACGGAGCAGATCGAGAAGGCGCTGGACCGCAAGGTATGGCTGCCCTCGGGCGGTTCGCTGGTGATCGACCGCACCGAGGCGATGACGGTCATCGACGTGAACACCGGCAAGTTCGTGGGCACCGGCGGCAACCTCGAAGAGACGGTCACGAAGAACAACCTCGAAGCCGCCGAAGAGATCGTGCGCCAGCTGCGTCTGCGCGACATCGGCGGCATCATCGTGGTCGACTTCATCGACATGGTGCTCGAGTCCAACCGCGACCTCGTGCTGCGTCGCCTGGTCGAATGCCTCAGCCGAGACCGTACGAAGCATCAGGTCGCCGAGGTGACCTCGCTCGGCCTCGTGCAGATGACGCGCAAGAAGATCGGTCTGGGCCTCGTGGAGACCTTCAGCGAGCCGTGCGAGGTCTGCGCGGGCCGCGGGATCATCGTGCACCACGACCCGGTCGTCAAGCACCGCCCGCAGACGAGCGGCGCCCCCTCGCGGCGCGCGCGCCCGGTGGTGCCCACCACCACGCCTGCCGGCGGCACGCACGTGATCACGGAGAGTGCGAAGTCCGCATTGGCCCAGATCGCGGCATCCACTCTTCACGCCGTCGAGGGCGAGGAGTCCGAGGCGGAGCAGGTCGCCGCACCCGAGCCCGCCCCGGCGGAACGTCCGAAAAAGCGCAAGAAGCGCAAGGACAAGGATGCCGCGGCCGGCCGCGAGCCGAAGTCCGAGAAGCAGCTGCTCCTGGACTCCGTGCTCGACGCACTGCCTGAGCCCAAGGCACCGGGCCAGGGCCGTTCGCGCCGCCGCGTCACCACCGCGGGCCTGCCGGGCACGCCGGTGGTCTACACGCCCGACGGGCAGTAG
- a CDS encoding bifunctional folylpolyglutamate synthase/dihydrofolate synthase, translated as MSDRERADAVYAELLKRQGERWVQPRVERTRRVLELLDDPQRTYRVVHITGTNGKTSTARMIESLVRAHGLRTGLFTSPHLERFTERIMIDGEPADDGAVADAWDEIEPFLGIVDAELQSAGDAPLTFFEILTVLAFVVAADAPVDVLVLEVGMGGSWDSTNTADGEVAVFAPIAMDHADRLGNTIEAIATVKSGIIKDGAAVVSSRQTPEAERVLRAAAAAHGATIAFEGEEFALVEQRLAVGGQQIVVRGQGGVYEATYLPLYGAHQGFNAALAIAAVESLIGETATSIPADIVTEGLAEATSPGRLQLVGAAPTVLVDAAHNPHGAHALVAALNESFDFDEWGFVFGVFADKDAAGIVAEFAPIAAQVFATSPDSPRALDADAAADLVEAAGVPVTVHRDLDEAVDAAREWAAASDRRAVVIAGSIVLAGEAITLSKDEDWMAGWSS; from the coding sequence ATGAGCGATCGCGAGCGGGCAGACGCCGTCTACGCCGAGCTGCTCAAGCGGCAGGGTGAGCGTTGGGTTCAGCCGCGCGTGGAGCGCACCCGGCGGGTGCTCGAGCTGCTCGATGATCCCCAGCGCACCTACCGCGTCGTGCACATCACCGGCACGAACGGCAAGACCTCGACGGCGCGGATGATCGAGAGCCTCGTACGCGCCCACGGCCTGCGCACGGGGCTGTTCACGAGCCCGCACTTGGAGCGGTTCACCGAGCGGATCATGATCGACGGCGAGCCGGCCGACGACGGAGCCGTCGCTGACGCCTGGGATGAGATCGAGCCCTTCCTGGGCATCGTCGACGCCGAGCTTCAGTCAGCGGGCGACGCTCCGCTGACGTTCTTCGAGATCCTCACCGTGCTCGCCTTCGTCGTCGCCGCCGATGCGCCGGTGGATGTGCTGGTGCTCGAGGTCGGGATGGGCGGTTCGTGGGATTCGACGAACACCGCCGACGGCGAGGTCGCCGTGTTCGCGCCGATCGCGATGGATCACGCCGACCGCCTCGGCAACACGATCGAGGCGATCGCCACGGTCAAATCGGGCATCATCAAGGACGGTGCCGCCGTCGTCTCGTCGCGGCAGACGCCCGAGGCCGAGCGCGTGCTGCGTGCCGCAGCGGCGGCGCACGGAGCCACCATCGCGTTCGAGGGCGAGGAGTTCGCGCTCGTCGAGCAGCGGCTGGCCGTCGGCGGGCAGCAGATCGTCGTCCGCGGCCAGGGCGGGGTGTACGAGGCGACCTACCTGCCGCTGTACGGCGCGCACCAGGGCTTCAACGCTGCCCTGGCGATCGCTGCGGTCGAGTCGCTGATCGGCGAGACTGCGACCTCGATCCCGGCCGACATCGTGACCGAAGGACTGGCAGAGGCGACCTCACCGGGGCGGCTGCAGCTGGTCGGTGCGGCGCCGACGGTGCTCGTGGATGCCGCGCACAATCCGCACGGCGCCCACGCGCTGGTGGCGGCGCTGAACGAGTCCTTCGACTTCGACGAGTGGGGCTTCGTGTTCGGGGTGTTCGCCGACAAGGACGCCGCCGGGATCGTCGCCGAGTTCGCACCGATCGCCGCGCAGGTGTTCGCGACGTCACCCGACTCTCCGCGTGCGTTGGATGCGGATGCCGCAGCCGACCTGGTGGAGGCCGCCGGCGTGCCGGTGACCGTGCATCGTGACCTGGACGAGGCCGTCGATGCCGCACGCGAATGGGCGGCGGCATCCGATCGTCGCGCCGTCGTGATCGCCGGCTCCATCGTGCTGGCCGGGGAGGCCATCACGCTGTCGAAGGACGAGGACTGGATGGCCGGGTGGTCGTCGTGA
- a CDS encoding vitamin K epoxide reductase family protein: MPQSQTHTHPKGLAIWLIIGGVIGWWAAFQLTVEKILLLQNPGTNASCDFSVLVQCGKNIDSWQGNVFGFANPIIGVACWVAPIVVGMAILAGARFARWFWVLFWLGFVFAIAFVIWLIAQSIFAPNLHTLCPWCMVTWAVTIPSFFVVTIHVLRSGVVPLPGRAREIAGKLMTWVPLMTIVAYGIVILLAQIELNAIPNVWHTIQIQFGWA; the protein is encoded by the coding sequence ATGCCGCAATCGCAGACGCACACGCATCCGAAGGGTCTTGCCATCTGGTTGATCATCGGGGGCGTGATCGGCTGGTGGGCGGCGTTCCAACTCACGGTGGAGAAGATCCTCCTGCTGCAGAATCCCGGCACGAACGCATCCTGCGACTTCAGCGTGCTCGTGCAGTGCGGCAAGAACATCGACTCGTGGCAGGGCAACGTCTTCGGGTTCGCCAACCCGATCATCGGCGTGGCGTGCTGGGTCGCGCCCATCGTGGTCGGGATGGCGATCCTGGCCGGCGCCCGGTTCGCACGATGGTTCTGGGTGCTGTTCTGGCTGGGCTTCGTGTTCGCCATCGCGTTCGTGATCTGGCTGATCGCACAGAGCATCTTCGCGCCGAACCTGCACACGCTGTGCCCGTGGTGCATGGTGACCTGGGCGGTGACGATTCCCTCGTTCTTCGTGGTCACCATCCACGTGCTGCGCTCGGGCGTGGTGCCTCTGCCGGGCAGAGCCCGCGAGATCGCCGGCAAGCTCATGACGTGGGTGCCGCTGATGACGATCGTCGCCTACGGCATCGTCATCCTGCTCGCACAGATCGAACTGAACGCGATCCCCAACGTCTGGCACACGATCCAGATCCAGTTCGGCTGGGCCTGA
- a CDS encoding DUF559 domain-containing protein: protein MRTRVDAVARAVRNAGGIVRSRRLVEAGLSTHDIAAAVQSGLLVRERRVWVATTDADPQLRFAARHGVVLTCVTQATRLGLWVLEADGFHVACHPHAGCVKPPKAVLHRPSPLVARDPNALVDGVEVVLQTVAACQPYEAALAVWDSALNKGLVDKAALERLPLKGQALTLLSDASPFRDSGLETFIEPRLRWMRLPIRSQVWLFGHRVDQLIGERLVLQIDGGHHVGAQRAEDIAHDAELMLRGYHVIRVTYDQVVNHWPEVQDLIMQAVAQGLHRAA, encoded by the coding sequence ATGAGAACGCGAGTGGATGCCGTGGCCCGAGCGGTGCGCAATGCGGGCGGGATCGTGCGAAGCAGGCGGCTGGTCGAGGCCGGCCTGTCGACGCACGACATTGCCGCGGCTGTGCAGAGCGGCCTTCTGGTGCGGGAACGACGCGTGTGGGTCGCCACGACGGATGCCGACCCGCAGCTGCGTTTCGCGGCGCGGCATGGCGTCGTCCTCACGTGCGTGACGCAGGCGACGCGTCTGGGGCTGTGGGTGCTCGAAGCGGACGGTTTCCATGTGGCGTGCCATCCGCATGCGGGGTGTGTCAAACCGCCCAAGGCTGTGCTGCACCGGCCGTCGCCTCTCGTCGCTCGCGACCCGAATGCGCTGGTGGACGGTGTCGAGGTCGTCTTGCAGACCGTGGCAGCCTGTCAACCGTACGAAGCCGCGCTGGCGGTGTGGGACAGCGCTCTGAACAAGGGTCTGGTCGACAAGGCGGCGCTGGAGCGCCTGCCGCTGAAGGGACAGGCGCTGACGCTGCTCTCGGATGCGAGTCCGTTCCGTGACTCCGGACTGGAGACGTTCATCGAGCCACGTCTGAGATGGATGCGGCTGCCCATCCGATCGCAGGTCTGGCTGTTCGGTCATCGAGTCGATCAGCTGATCGGCGAGCGACTGGTGCTTCAGATAGACGGAGGCCACCACGTCGGCGCCCAGCGCGCCGAAGACATCGCGCACGATGCAGAGCTCATGCTGCGTGGCTATCACGTCATCCGCGTCACCTATGACCAGGTCGTGAACCACTGGCCCGAGGTGCAGGATCTCATCATGCAGGCGGTTGCGCAGGGACTGCATCGCGCAGCCTGA
- a CDS encoding DUF4233 domain-containing protein, translated as MTSAEQTPRRPRRQRGAAESLGQIVLVFESVIVFLGGLVAFGLKALPTSIPPWWAIVGAAVLAVLMLAVSMVLRHRWGIVLGWMLQAVVALSAFLLPAVLVVVVVFGGMWAYATIKGASLDRRNARLMREADSSNGD; from the coding sequence GTGACCAGCGCCGAGCAGACACCGCGTCGGCCCCGCCGTCAGCGCGGCGCGGCCGAATCGCTCGGCCAGATCGTGCTCGTGTTCGAGTCGGTCATCGTCTTTCTGGGCGGACTGGTCGCCTTCGGTCTGAAGGCGCTGCCGACGTCGATTCCGCCGTGGTGGGCCATCGTGGGCGCAGCGGTGCTGGCGGTGCTCATGCTCGCCGTCTCGATGGTGCTGCGGCACCGGTGGGGGATCGTCTTGGGCTGGATGCTGCAGGCGGTCGTCGCACTGTCGGCGTTCCTGTTGCCCGCTGTGCTCGTCGTCGTCGTGGTTTTCGGCGGAATGTGGGCATATGCCACCATCAAGGGGGCGTCGCTGGACCGCCGCAATGCCCGACTCATGCGAGAAGCAGATTCATCGAATGGAGACTGA